Proteins encoded in a region of the Haloarcula sp. CBA1129 genome:
- the purF gene encoding amidophosphoribosyltransferase, translated as MHEKCGVVGISLEDRDAARPLYYSLYALQHRGQESAGIVTHDGFQQYSHVEMGLVGDAFDPGDLQSLNGSNGIGHVRYPTAGSVNACCAQPFSVSFKSGSLGLSHNGNLVNADEIGDELADLGHAFTSDGDTEVIAHDLARNLLEEDLVRAVKRTMNRIHGSYSLTIMHDETVLGVRDPQGNRPLCIGELEDGYVLASESAAIDTLDGELIRDVKPGELVVLHADGTGYDTYQLVEPENTAHCFFEHVYFARPDSTIDENLVYEVRRELGRKLWAESGVESDVVLPVPDSGRAFASGYAEAAQDDGSDIEFAEGLMKNRYVGRTFIMPTQDERERAVRLKLNPIKSTIEGKRVTIIDDSIVRGTTSTQLIQLLKDAGAEEVHVRIGAPPIVAPCYMGIDMASRDELIAGNQSVEEIRDEIEADSLSYLSIDAIAETLDTSQTDLCLGCVTGEYPYDIEGEATDRDVARPDIGTQSSPADD; from the coding sequence ATGCACGAGAAGTGCGGCGTTGTTGGCATCTCTTTGGAGGACCGTGACGCCGCCCGACCGCTTTACTACTCCTTATACGCGCTCCAGCACCGCGGTCAGGAATCGGCCGGTATCGTCACCCACGACGGGTTCCAGCAGTACAGCCACGTCGAAATGGGACTCGTCGGTGACGCCTTCGACCCCGGCGACCTGCAATCGCTCAACGGCTCGAACGGCATCGGCCACGTCCGATACCCGACCGCCGGGAGCGTCAACGCCTGCTGTGCCCAGCCGTTCTCCGTCTCGTTCAAATCGGGGTCGCTGGGGCTGTCCCACAACGGGAATCTCGTCAACGCGGACGAGATCGGCGACGAACTGGCGGACCTCGGCCACGCCTTCACCTCGGACGGCGACACCGAGGTCATCGCCCACGACCTCGCGCGCAATCTCTTAGAGGAGGATCTGGTTCGGGCAGTCAAACGGACGATGAACCGCATCCACGGGTCGTACTCGCTGACGATTATGCACGACGAGACGGTCCTCGGCGTGCGTGACCCGCAAGGGAACCGCCCGCTGTGCATCGGCGAACTCGAAGACGGCTACGTGCTGGCCTCCGAGTCGGCCGCCATCGACACGCTCGACGGCGAGCTCATCCGGGACGTCAAGCCCGGCGAACTCGTCGTCCTGCACGCCGACGGGACCGGCTACGACACCTATCAGCTCGTCGAGCCGGAGAACACGGCCCACTGCTTCTTCGAGCACGTCTACTTCGCGCGGCCGGACTCGACCATCGACGAGAACCTCGTCTACGAGGTCCGGCGCGAATTGGGACGGAAACTCTGGGCGGAGTCCGGCGTCGAGTCGGACGTGGTGTTGCCGGTGCCCGACTCTGGGCGCGCGTTCGCCTCCGGCTATGCCGAGGCCGCACAGGACGACGGCTCGGACATCGAGTTCGCCGAGGGGCTGATGAAAAACCGCTACGTCGGCCGGACGTTCATTATGCCGACCCAAGACGAGCGCGAGCGGGCCGTCCGACTGAAACTCAACCCCATCAAGTCGACGATTGAGGGCAAGCGCGTCACCATCATCGACGACTCCATCGTCCGCGGAACCACCTCGACGCAGCTGATTCAGCTGCTGAAGGATGCCGGGGCCGAGGAGGTCCACGTCCGAATCGGCGCGCCGCCTATCGTCGCTCCGTGCTACATGGGCATCGACATGGCCTCCCGCGATGAACTCATCGCCGGGAACCAGTCTGTCGAGGAAATCCGCGATGAAATCGAGGCGGACTCGCTGTCGTATCTCTCTATCGACGCCATCGCGGAGACGTTAGACACGAGCCAGACAGACCTCTGTCTCGGCTGTGTCACCGGGGAGTATCCCTACGATATCGAGGGCGAAGCGACGGACCGCGACGTCGCCCGGCCGGATATCGGCACGCAGTCGAGCCCGGCCGACGACTAG
- a CDS encoding LSM domain-containing protein, translated as MSGRPLDVLEASLGETVTVQLKGGELFEGELTGYDQHMNLVVEDEDTTIIRGDNVVSITP; from the coding sequence ATGAGTGGACGACCGCTGGATGTACTCGAAGCGTCCCTCGGTGAGACAGTCACCGTACAGCTGAAGGGTGGCGAACTGTTCGAGGGGGAACTCACCGGCTACGACCAACACATGAACCTCGTCGTCGAGGATGAAGACACAACGATTATACGCGGCGATAACGTCGTCTCAATTACTCCATGA
- a CDS encoding alkaline phosphatase family protein, giving the protein MTKTLVVGLDGASWELLDPWIEAGTLPNLAALRDAGTWAGTRSCLPPVTFPNWKCYSSGKDPGGFGVFWFENVDLAAGEINVMNGGDYDTAELWDYLNDEGQSAGVVNMPTMYPPRDIDDFVVAGGPDAVEGEYRSISSGYTSPPELAEELESRFDYSVHPDPLLSSNDERGAEVEAILDLLETRFEVATTLMDERDLDFVHVTLFYLNVLHHFFWDDEPSLRAWQIVDEWVGRLEDREDLNLVLMSDHGCDATQTEFYINEWLAENGYQVRDTSVDALLTRIGLDRENLLAVAKRAGLVDTLARIVPESIQQLVPQKDGVKRDRKLEAIDLERTKVVASGQGPVYINPRFDVESVRESLIADLREVEDEHGPLFTDVYRGEDVYNGPYVDDGPEVVVDQRPGVHVNDGIGGGTIQSGPDRWAAENTPYGIFVASGPDFEPQGELDRISILDIAPTVLAAHGCAVPTDMRGEVLPVFDEDPAVGERDPLSVEDALGSDDGDAVEDRLKQLGYME; this is encoded by the coding sequence ATGACGAAGACCCTCGTCGTCGGCCTCGACGGTGCGAGCTGGGAACTGCTTGACCCGTGGATCGAGGCCGGCACGCTCCCGAATCTGGCCGCGCTGCGGGACGCCGGAACATGGGCGGGGACGCGGAGCTGTCTGCCGCCCGTGACCTTCCCGAACTGGAAGTGCTACTCCTCGGGCAAGGACCCCGGAGGGTTCGGCGTCTTCTGGTTCGAGAACGTCGACCTCGCCGCGGGTGAAATCAACGTGATGAACGGCGGCGACTACGACACCGCCGAGCTGTGGGACTATCTCAACGACGAGGGGCAGTCGGCCGGCGTCGTCAACATGCCGACGATGTACCCCCCGCGGGACATCGACGACTTTGTCGTCGCCGGTGGGCCGGACGCAGTCGAGGGCGAGTACCGCTCGATCAGTTCCGGCTACACGTCGCCGCCGGAACTGGCGGAGGAACTCGAAAGCCGGTTCGATTATAGCGTCCACCCGGACCCGCTGCTGTCCTCGAACGACGAGCGCGGCGCGGAGGTCGAGGCCATTCTGGACCTGCTGGAGACGCGCTTCGAGGTAGCGACCACGCTCATGGACGAACGGGACCTCGATTTCGTCCACGTGACACTGTTCTACCTCAACGTCCTCCATCACTTCTTCTGGGACGACGAGCCGAGCCTGCGCGCGTGGCAGATCGTCGACGAGTGGGTCGGCCGGCTTGAGGACCGCGAGGACCTGAACCTCGTACTGATGTCAGACCACGGCTGTGACGCCACCCAGACGGAATTCTACATCAACGAGTGGCTGGCCGAAAACGGCTATCAAGTCCGGGATACGAGCGTCGACGCCCTCCTCACCCGAATCGGGCTCGACCGCGAGAACCTGCTTGCAGTGGCGAAGCGGGCCGGACTGGTGGACACGCTCGCCCGTATCGTTCCCGAATCCATCCAGCAGTTGGTCCCACAGAAAGACGGTGTCAAACGGGATCGTAAGCTGGAAGCGATTGACCTAGAACGGACCAAAGTCGTCGCGAGCGGACAAGGGCCAGTGTACATCAATCCCCGATTCGACGTCGAATCGGTCCGTGAGTCGCTCATAGCTGACCTCCGCGAAGTCGAGGACGAACACGGCCCGCTATTTACTGACGTGTACAGGGGCGAGGACGTGTACAACGGCCCGTACGTCGACGACGGCCCCGAGGTCGTCGTCGATCAGCGACCGGGCGTCCACGTCAACGATGGCATCGGCGGCGGGACTATCCAGAGCGGTCCGGACCGCTGGGCGGCAGAGAACACGCCCTACGGAATCTTCGTCGCCAGCGGCCCGGATTTCGAGCCACAGGGCGAACTCGACCGTATCAGCATCCTCGATATCGCGCCGACGGTGTTGGCCGCCCACGGCTGTGCCGTCCCGACTGACATGCGCGGCGAGGTCCTCCCGGTGTTCGATGAGGACCCTGCCGTCGGCGAGCGCGACCCGCTTAGTGTCGAGGACGCCCTCGGAAGCGATGACGGCGATGCCGTCGAGGACCGGCTGAAACAACTGGGATACATGGAGTAG
- a CDS encoding DUF420 domain-containing protein: protein MDLQARYRVPALTGLLTVVSLALVFGAVLGAIPQSALPAAPASVLGAIPHANAVVSALAIGTIVGGIRAIRRGDVAQHRKLMLSSFGLFALFLVLYLYRITLVGPTDFTGPSVVETYFYLPFLAVHILLAIIAIPAVYYVLLLAYTYPVSELPSTNHPRAGKLAAGLWLISFSMGIAVYTMLYLVW, encoded by the coding sequence ATGGACCTTCAGGCTCGGTATCGCGTGCCAGCACTCACTGGCCTGTTGACGGTCGTGTCGCTCGCGCTCGTGTTCGGGGCCGTTCTCGGGGCGATTCCACAGTCGGCTCTCCCCGCCGCTCCCGCGAGCGTTCTCGGGGCGATCCCACACGCCAACGCCGTGGTCAGCGCCCTCGCTATCGGAACAATCGTCGGCGGTATCCGAGCGATCCGCCGCGGAGATGTCGCCCAGCACCGGAAACTGATGCTCTCTTCCTTTGGTCTGTTCGCCCTGTTTCTCGTGCTGTACCTCTACCGGATAACGCTCGTCGGGCCGACGGACTTCACCGGCCCGTCGGTCGTCGAGACCTACTTCTACCTGCCGTTTCTCGCCGTGCATATCTTGCTTGCCATCATCGCCATCCCGGCGGTGTACTACGTCTTGCTACTGGCGTACACGTACCCGGTCTCGGAACTGCCGTCGACGAACCACCCGCGGGCCGGCAAGCTGGCCGCGGGACTGTGGCTGATCTCCTTCTCGATGGGTATCGCCGTGTACACGATGCTGTATCTGGTGTGGTAA
- a CDS encoding 50S ribosomal protein L37e, giving the protein MTGAGTPSQGKKNTTTHTKCRRCGEKSYHTKKKVCSSCGFGKSAKRRDYEWQSKAGE; this is encoded by the coding sequence ATGACTGGCGCAGGAACTCCGAGTCAGGGCAAGAAAAACACCACGACGCACACCAAGTGCCGTCGCTGTGGTGAAAAGTCGTATCACACGAAAAAGAAGGTCTGCTCGTCGTGCGGTTTCGGCAAGTCGGCCAAGCGGCGTGACTACGAGTGGCAGTCGAAAGCGGGCGAATAA
- a CDS encoding AAA family ATPase, whose amino-acid sequence MSGAADAGVELTVEGANKRDAGRGIARLPESARTELGVLSGSPVIIEGDGRTVVKVWPADDDGSFVRIDSDTRANAGVNIGDTVTVTSGSVSEATEIAVQPVEPMPGSEDYESLVRKRLVDQIIQADERTHIEGLGTFLVRKTSPSGPVRVTDATAVTVLPGLDGGSDGGQSSSGEPTAANTPTAETESEVSYEDIGGLDEELDRIREMIEMPLSEPEEFRRLGIDPPSGVLLHGPPGTGKTLIARAVANEVDAYFDTISGPEIVSKYKGESEERLREAFEKAEANAPAILFVDEIDSIAGSRDEDADMENRVVAQLLTLMDGLEDRGRVVVIGATNRVDAIDPALRRGGRFDREIEIGVPGEHGRREILDVTTRDMPLHEDVDLDRIAAQTHGFVGADLASLTTEAAMAALRADRDDGDVHREDFESALATVDPSAMREYVAESPSATFDDVGGLSEVKQTLTETIEWPLSYGELFTATNTDPPSGILLYGPPGTGKTLLARAVAGESDVNFIHVAGPEIMDRYVGESEEAVRELFERARQTAPSIIFLDEIDAIASHRGQGNEVTERVVSQLLAELDGITENPNLVVLAATNRRDMIDDALLRPGRLEQHVEVPNPDRAAREEILAVHTEGKPLAEAVSLEELAAETGEFSGAQLEAVVREASMLAIREVASAYGPEEATENADEVEITPEHFREALDRERER is encoded by the coding sequence ATGAGCGGAGCCGCTGACGCCGGTGTCGAACTCACGGTCGAGGGTGCGAACAAGCGCGACGCCGGGCGCGGTATCGCACGATTGCCGGAGTCCGCACGGACCGAACTCGGGGTGTTGAGCGGGTCGCCCGTCATCATCGAGGGCGACGGCAGGACCGTCGTGAAAGTCTGGCCGGCGGACGACGACGGCTCGTTCGTCCGCATCGACTCGGACACCCGGGCGAACGCCGGCGTCAATATCGGCGACACGGTCACAGTGACTAGCGGATCAGTCTCTGAGGCCACCGAGATTGCCGTCCAGCCGGTCGAACCGATGCCGGGCAGCGAGGACTACGAGAGTCTGGTCAGAAAGCGGCTGGTCGACCAGATCATCCAAGCCGACGAGCGGACGCACATCGAGGGGTTGGGAACGTTCCTCGTCCGCAAGACCTCGCCCTCGGGGCCCGTTCGGGTCACCGACGCGACTGCGGTCACGGTGCTGCCGGGCCTCGACGGCGGCAGTGACGGGGGCCAGTCGTCGTCCGGCGAGCCGACAGCGGCCAACACACCGACCGCCGAGACGGAGTCCGAGGTGAGCTACGAGGACATCGGCGGCCTCGACGAGGAACTGGACCGCATCCGCGAGATGATAGAGATGCCACTCTCCGAACCCGAGGAGTTCCGCCGTCTGGGTATCGACCCGCCAAGCGGCGTCCTCCTGCACGGTCCGCCCGGAACGGGGAAAACCCTCATCGCGCGGGCGGTGGCAAACGAGGTCGACGCCTACTTCGACACCATCTCCGGCCCCGAAATCGTCTCGAAGTACAAGGGCGAAAGCGAGGAGCGCCTGCGGGAGGCCTTCGAGAAAGCCGAGGCGAACGCACCGGCAATCCTCTTCGTCGACGAGATCGACTCCATCGCCGGCTCCCGCGACGAGGACGCCGACATGGAGAACCGCGTCGTCGCTCAGTTGCTCACGCTGATGGACGGCCTCGAAGACCGAGGCCGGGTCGTCGTCATCGGCGCGACGAACCGCGTCGACGCCATCGACCCGGCGCTGCGCCGCGGCGGCCGCTTCGACCGCGAGATCGAAATCGGCGTGCCCGGCGAGCACGGCCGCCGCGAGATTCTGGATGTCACCACGCGGGACATGCCGCTGCACGAGGACGTGGACCTCGACCGCATCGCCGCACAAACCCACGGCTTCGTGGGGGCGGACCTCGCGTCGCTGACTACCGAGGCCGCGATGGCCGCGCTCCGGGCTGACCGCGACGACGGCGATGTCCACCGCGAGGACTTCGAGAGCGCACTCGCCACGGTCGACCCGAGCGCGATGCGGGAGTACGTCGCCGAGTCGCCGAGCGCGACCTTCGACGACGTGGGCGGGCTGTCAGAGGTCAAACAGACGCTGACCGAGACCATCGAGTGGCCGCTGTCGTACGGCGAGCTGTTCACCGCGACTAACACCGATCCGCCGAGTGGCATCCTCCTGTATGGCCCGCCGGGGACCGGCAAGACGCTGCTCGCTCGGGCTGTCGCCGGCGAGAGCGACGTGAACTTCATCCACGTCGCCGGCCCCGAAATCATGGACCGCTACGTCGGGGAAAGCGAGGAAGCTGTGCGGGAACTGTTCGAGCGCGCCCGCCAGACCGCGCCGAGCATTATTTTCCTCGACGAGATCGACGCCATCGCCAGTCACCGCGGGCAGGGCAACGAGGTCACCGAGCGCGTCGTCTCACAGCTGCTGGCGGAACTGGATGGCATCACGGAGAACCCCAATCTGGTCGTGCTGGCCGCGACAAACCGCCGGGACATGATTGACGACGCGCTGTTGCGACCGGGCCGTCTCGAACAGCACGTCGAGGTCCCGAACCCCGACCGGGCAGCCCGCGAAGAGATTCTCGCCGTCCACACCGAGGGCAAACCACTCGCTGAGGCCGTGTCTCTCGAAGAGCTCGCGGCAGAGACAGGGGAGTTCTCCGGCGCACAGCTGGAGGCCGTCGTCCGCGAGGCGTCGATGTTAGCGATTCGGGAAGTCGCGTCCGCATACGGCCCTGAGGAGGCCACCGAGAACGCTGATGAAGTGGAGATTACGCCCGAACACTTCCGAGAAGCGCTGGACCGCGAGCGAGAGCGGTAG
- a CDS encoding zinc-dependent metalloprotease — MGLYHSVQAVAGATGNGPIDWGAVADAAKGATDTGDLTVETPERDGYATDVRDARDRVREVGELAFDLPETVEIQNRHHWIDANVATFSRVMEPIEQQAEYIPGIARMVNTGSMAVALSFLGNNVLGQYDPVLLADNDAHALYFVRPNIHRVADQLNVERDRFRRWIAFHEVTHAAEFGAAPWLSDHLETAMEDAIDNLTDGNIDRATLGELDTTMTAVEGYAELLMDRAFDDEYDDLRRKVDERRQGRGPIASLMRRLLGLGMKRQQYERGKAFFDTVADARGVAAAGRVWDSPDTLPTEDEIETPTLWIDRVDP; from the coding sequence ATGGGATTATATCACAGCGTTCAGGCTGTCGCCGGTGCGACCGGTAATGGCCCCATCGACTGGGGCGCCGTCGCCGACGCCGCGAAGGGCGCGACAGACACAGGCGACCTCACCGTCGAGACGCCCGAACGCGACGGCTATGCCACCGACGTTCGGGACGCCAGAGACCGCGTCCGGGAGGTCGGCGAACTCGCCTTTGACCTGCCCGAAACCGTCGAGATCCAGAACCGCCACCACTGGATCGACGCTAACGTCGCTACGTTCAGCCGCGTGATGGAACCAATCGAACAGCAGGCCGAGTACATCCCCGGCATCGCGCGCATGGTCAACACTGGGTCGATGGCCGTTGCGCTCTCGTTCCTCGGAAACAACGTTTTAGGCCAGTACGACCCCGTCTTGCTTGCGGACAACGACGCCCATGCGCTGTACTTCGTGCGCCCCAACATCCACCGAGTCGCCGACCAGTTGAACGTCGAGCGGGACCGCTTCCGCCGCTGGATCGCGTTCCACGAGGTCACCCACGCAGCGGAGTTCGGCGCGGCCCCGTGGCTCTCCGACCACCTCGAAACGGCGATGGAGGACGCTATCGACAATCTCACCGACGGCAACATCGACCGCGCGACGCTGGGCGAACTCGACACGACGATGACCGCTGTCGAGGGGTACGCGGAACTGCTGATGGACCGCGCTTTCGACGACGAGTACGACGACCTGCGGCGGAAAGTCGACGAGCGCCGACAGGGGCGTGGCCCCATCGCGTCGCTCATGCGCCGGCTGCTCGGCCTCGGGATGAAACGCCAGCAGTACGAACGCGGGAAGGCGTTCTTCGACACGGTCGCCGACGCTCGCGGCGTTGCTGCGGCTGGGCGCGTCTGGGACTCGCCGGACACCCTCCCCACCGAAGACGAGATAGAGACGCCGACGCTGTGGATCGACCGGGTCGACCCCTGA
- a CDS encoding DUF5796 family protein: MSNRSDIAPDTVSVELTEDGVVVEYLDGRQAFYHGVPTTVEGSIQTAPGKDTHVLITDETETSGILVYVNDLRTHDDILEETGVGRVILDDGEKDELFPGVTVRDNQMRTEVEVDYDVTNGRVFVFEEDELGERSFEIVEA, encoded by the coding sequence ATGAGCAACCGGTCGGACATCGCACCGGACACCGTCTCGGTCGAGCTGACCGAGGACGGCGTCGTCGTGGAGTACCTCGACGGTCGTCAGGCGTTCTATCACGGCGTCCCAACGACGGTCGAGGGGAGTATCCAGACAGCGCCGGGGAAAGACACACACGTCCTGATAACCGACGAGACGGAGACGTCTGGTATCCTCGTGTACGTCAACGACCTGCGCACGCACGATGACATCCTCGAAGAGACAGGTGTCGGACGGGTCATCCTTGATGACGGCGAAAAAGACGAACTGTTCCCGGGGGTCACGGTCCGGGACAATCAGATGCGAACGGAGGTCGAGGTGGACTACGACGTGACGAACGGCCGCGTGTTCGTCTTCGAGGAGGACGAACTCGGCGAGCGGAGCTTCGAAATCGTCGAGGCGTAA
- a CDS encoding Rrf2 family transcriptional regulator — MVSIDLNNSQRTMLTTLVNRYQQTGEAVTGETIAEEIDRNPGTVRNQMQSLTSLGLVEGIPGPTGGYKPTSEAFDAIDRQQLDEAESVVVAHDYERVDVTVEEINFTNVHDPEKCRARFHLQSSVQDFSEGQAVILGPTPISKLVVAGTVVAVDESNSEILLDVAKIDAPVEEPNK; from the coding sequence ATGGTTAGCATCGATCTGAACAACAGCCAGCGAACGATGCTTACGACGCTGGTAAACAGGTATCAACAGACCGGTGAGGCGGTTACCGGCGAGACAATCGCGGAGGAGATCGACCGGAACCCCGGAACGGTGCGGAACCAGATGCAGAGTCTGACCTCGCTGGGGCTTGTCGAGGGGATTCCCGGGCCGACAGGCGGATACAAGCCCACATCCGAGGCTTTCGACGCAATCGACCGCCAGCAGCTAGACGAGGCCGAGAGCGTCGTCGTCGCCCACGACTACGAACGCGTCGACGTCACCGTCGAGGAAATCAACTTCACGAACGTCCACGACCCGGAGAAGTGCCGCGCTCGGTTCCACCTCCAGAGTTCGGTGCAGGACTTCAGCGAGGGACAGGCCGTCATTCTGGGACCAACGCCGATTTCAAAACTCGTCGTCGCCGGGACGGTTGTCGCGGTCGACGAATCGAACAGCGAAATCCTTCTTGATGTCGCGAAAATCGACGCCCCTGTCGAAGAACCGAACAAGTAG
- a CDS encoding M20/M25/M40 family metallo-hydrolase, producing the protein MDTRRRDFLESLLTTPGPSGYEADSQRVWLDYVSEFADEVRTDDYGNAVAKVEGGDTTVALAGHGDEIGFIVRDFTDDGFVKLGRIGGSDKTVSRGQHVTIHTADGPVSGVVGQTAIHLRDSDDDSVPEIAEQHVDVGAEDGDEVESLVDRGDPVTFVQTLSELENGRLAARGMDNRIGIWAAAEGLRRAAETGADATVYAVSTVQEEVGVQGAKMVGFDLAPDVAIAADVTHATDAPGSPGKADTGVELGDGPVVARGSANHPVGVDALRETSEAEDIDIQLQATGTRTGTDADAFYTSRGGIPSVNVGLPNRYMHTPVEVIDPDDLDALADLLAGFAVRAADRAPFSVDV; encoded by the coding sequence ATGGACACACGACGACGTGATTTTCTGGAATCGCTCCTGACAACGCCCGGCCCGTCGGGGTACGAAGCCGACAGCCAGCGGGTGTGGCTCGACTACGTCAGCGAGTTCGCCGACGAGGTCCGGACGGACGACTACGGTAACGCCGTCGCGAAAGTCGAGGGCGGCGACACGACTGTCGCACTCGCGGGGCACGGCGACGAGATCGGCTTCATCGTGCGGGACTTCACCGACGACGGGTTCGTGAAACTGGGCCGCATCGGCGGCTCGGACAAGACCGTCTCGCGCGGGCAACACGTCACCATTCACACGGCCGACGGCCCTGTCTCGGGCGTCGTGGGGCAGACGGCGATTCACCTCCGGGATTCGGACGACGACTCCGTGCCGGAGATCGCCGAACAGCATGTCGACGTGGGAGCCGAGGACGGCGACGAAGTGGAATCGCTCGTCGACCGCGGCGACCCAGTGACGTTCGTCCAGACGCTGAGCGAACTCGAAAACGGCCGCCTCGCTGCACGGGGGATGGACAACCGCATCGGCATCTGGGCTGCTGCGGAGGGACTCCGCCGTGCGGCAGAAACCGGTGCGGACGCAACGGTGTACGCCGTCTCCACGGTGCAGGAGGAAGTCGGCGTGCAAGGAGCGAAGATGGTCGGGTTCGATCTTGCGCCCGACGTCGCCATTGCGGCTGACGTGACCCACGCGACCGACGCGCCGGGTTCGCCCGGCAAGGCCGACACCGGTGTCGAACTGGGCGACGGGCCGGTCGTTGCCCGCGGGAGCGCAAACCATCCGGTCGGCGTCGACGCGCTCCGCGAGACGAGCGAGGCCGAAGACATCGACATCCAGTTGCAGGCGACGGGGACGCGCACGGGGACTGACGCGGACGCCTTCTACACCTCACGCGGTGGGATCCCGTCGGTCAACGTCGGCCTGCCGAACCGCTACATGCACACGCCGGTCGAGGTCATCGACCCTGACGACCTCGATGCGCTCGCGGACCTGCTGGCCGGCTTCGCCGTTCGAGCGGCCGACCGAGCGCCCTTTAGCGTCGACGTGTAG
- a CDS encoding GNAT family N-acetyltransferase produces MPGPSFLATDRTALRSPERDDLDWIQRVFHDEKVWGLGTYARPPTSDQMETFYEETLSDEDSVHLLICVDPAGSPGAVEDRTEPVGLVAMTDHDPERGTAELAYWLDPDAWGEGYATEAAGRLVRYGFDQRALRKWSAKIVGGNNRSVAVVERLGFTKEGTHREEWYLDGGWRDMLWFGLLRTERD; encoded by the coding sequence ATGCCAGGGCCGTCCTTCCTCGCAACCGACCGAACCGCCCTCCGGTCCCCGGAGCGAGACGATCTCGACTGGATACAGCGCGTCTTTCACGACGAGAAGGTCTGGGGACTGGGCACGTACGCCCGCCCCCCGACCAGCGATCAGATGGAGACCTTCTACGAGGAGACGCTCTCCGATGAGGACTCGGTCCATCTGCTGATCTGTGTCGACCCGGCTGGAAGTCCCGGCGCAGTCGAGGACCGAACCGAGCCAGTTGGACTTGTGGCCATGACAGACCACGACCCGGAGCGGGGCACAGCCGAACTGGCCTACTGGCTCGACCCGGACGCTTGGGGCGAGGGGTACGCCACTGAGGCGGCGGGCAGGCTGGTCCGATACGGCTTCGATCAGCGGGCGCTCCGGAAGTGGTCGGCAAAGATCGTGGGCGGAAACAATCGCTCCGTCGCAGTGGTCGAACGACTGGGGTTCACGAAGGAAGGGACCCACCGGGAGGAGTGGTATCTCGACGGCGGGTGGCGCGATATGCTGTGGTTCGGCCTGCTCCGAACAGAGCGTGACTGA